Proteins encoded in a region of the Pelmatolapia mariae isolate MD_Pm_ZW linkage group LG16_19, Pm_UMD_F_2, whole genome shotgun sequence genome:
- the dbi gene encoding acyl-CoA-binding protein, which translates to MAELQTKFDEAAAEVKQLKAKPTDEEMLQIYSLFKQATVGDVNTSRPGMFDFTGKAKWDAWEKQKGKSKENAMNEYISLVEELKQKYGI; encoded by the exons ATGGCTGAGCTCCAG ACTAAGTTtgatgaagcagcagcagaggtcaAGCAGCTGAAGGCGAAGCCGACTGATGAGGAGATGTTGCAGATCTACTCGCTGTTCAAGCAGGCCACCGTGGGTGATGTGAACACAT CTCGTCCAGGGATGTTTGATTTCACTGGGAAAGCTAAATGGGATGCCTGGGAGAAGCAGAAGG GTAAGAGCAAAGAGAACGCCATGAACGAGTACATCAGCCTGGTGGAGGAGCTAAAGCAGAAATATGGAATATAA